The following are encoded together in the Drosophila willistoni isolate 14030-0811.24 unplaced genomic scaffold, UCI_dwil_1.1 Seg169, whole genome shotgun sequence genome:
- the LOC26528752 gene encoding uncharacterized protein LOC26528752 — translation MHSVGIHSAMAIKRQRKRRDEQKRARERRYSTQSSESGETFHSPSGSVRRRYHHSSHSARSGPGMLDSQVVTSIGMLHIGIVFIVFGVFLCGAGIVPDETMSWNVFSSSSAWWNEVTCTGLFSFGLGLFLLILNCLISRKEEEDLEDYVQRQLTRSRSGHRLERDIETGVLTTRHTRKAVALQKNARNNSNTDVAVVACGVGESITDGSISGRNAHNNGDILLEKIVEEDAHYLNDRSAGISPIENDTKQLLTIEHVNAINVTRI, via the exons ATGCATTCAGTTGGTATACATTCCGCTATGGCCATAAAGCGCCAACGGAAGCGGCGTGATGAACAGAAAAGAGCCCGAGAGCGACGTTATAGTACTCAAAGCTCAGAAAGTGGTGAAACGTTTCATTCTCCAAGTGGATCCGTAAGACGTAGATATCACCATTCCAGTCACTCAGCTAGATCTGGACCTGGTATGCTCGACAGCCAG GTTGTGACTAGCATTGGAATGTTGCACATTGGTATTGTGTTCATCGTTTTTGGAGTGTTTTTGTGTGGTGCTGGAATTGTCCCGGACGAAACAATGTCATGGAACGTGTTTA gcTCTAGCTCTGCGTGGTGGAATGAAGTTACTTGTACTGGGCTATTTTCTTTCGGATTAGGtctgtttttattaattttaaactgTTTGATTAGTcgaaaggaagaagaagaccTTGAAGACTACGTACAGAGACAACTGACTAGATCTCGTTCTG GTCATCGCCTAGAAAGAGATATAGAGACTGGAGTTCTAACAACGCGACATACGCGAAAAGCAGTAGCCTTGCAAAAAAATGCACGCAATAACTCAAATACAGATGTAGCCGTTGTAGCTTGTGGTGTTGGTGAAAGTATTACAGATGGCTCGATTTCCGGTCGAAATG cTCATAACAATGGTGACATACTACTTGAAAAAATAGTTGAGGAGGATGCTCATTATTTAAACGATCGCAGCGCTGGCATTTCACCAATCGAAAATGATACTAAACAGCTCTTAACAATAGAACATGTAAATGCAATCAATGTAACTCGAATATAA